From the Amycolatopsis thermoflava N1165 genome, one window contains:
- a CDS encoding TetR/AcrR family transcriptional regulator — MVRRNEERRAALLDAAIEVLAAEGARGLTFRAVDKEAAVPAGTASNYFANRDDLLYQIAQRFYERMEPDAATIERQRTAPRDRATYTQLMRELVARITAFPSGYLALLELRLEATRRPELRKLLTERVRADVDANVTYHEQSGLPGDATAVRLLILTLSWMIVEQLTLPEVYGEAERDELIAAAVERLVAE; from the coding sequence ATGGTGCGGAGGAACGAGGAGCGACGGGCGGCTCTGCTGGACGCCGCGATCGAGGTGCTGGCCGCCGAGGGCGCGCGCGGGCTGACGTTCCGGGCCGTCGACAAGGAGGCCGCCGTGCCGGCCGGCACGGCATCCAACTACTTCGCCAACCGCGACGACCTGCTGTACCAGATCGCCCAGCGGTTCTACGAGCGCATGGAGCCGGACGCGGCGACGATCGAGCGGCAGCGGACCGCGCCGCGGGACCGGGCGACCTACACCCAGCTCATGCGTGAACTCGTGGCGCGGATCACCGCGTTCCCCAGCGGCTACCTCGCGCTGCTCGAACTACGCCTGGAGGCCACCCGCCGCCCGGAGCTGCGCAAGCTGCTGACCGAGCGCGTGCGCGCCGACGTCGACGCGAACGTGACCTACCACGAGCAGTCCGGGCTGCCCGGCGACGCGACCGCGGTGCGGCTGCTGATCCTCACCCTCAGCTGGATGATCGTCGAGCAGCTCACCCTGCCCGAGGTGTACGGCGAAGCCGAGCGGGACGAGCTGATCGCGGCCGCGGTCGAGCGGCTCGTGGCGGAGTGA
- a CDS encoding MarR family winged helix-turn-helix transcriptional regulator, whose protein sequence is MRERALASRLRLAVVRLNRKLRAQRTDENVSLTQLAALSTLHKCGPLTPGKLAAKEGVQPPSMTRVIAALEDFGFVERSPHPTDGRQSIVALTERGLAFVGETISVREAWLDRKLAELSGDEREVLARAAEIIDRMAGNE, encoded by the coding sequence ATGCGGGAGCGCGCCCTGGCGAGCCGGTTGCGGCTCGCGGTGGTGCGGCTGAACCGCAAGCTCCGGGCGCAGCGCACCGACGAGAACGTTTCGCTCACGCAGCTGGCGGCGTTGTCCACGCTGCACAAGTGCGGACCGCTCACGCCGGGCAAGCTCGCGGCGAAGGAGGGTGTCCAGCCGCCGTCGATGACCCGGGTCATCGCGGCGCTGGAGGACTTCGGGTTCGTCGAGCGGAGCCCGCACCCGACGGACGGGCGGCAGTCGATCGTCGCCCTCACCGAGCGGGGCCTGGCGTTCGTCGGGGAGACGATTTCGGTGCGCGAGGCCTGGCTGGACCGGAAGCTGGCAGAACTGAGCGGCGACGAGCGGGAAGTGCTCGCCCGTGCCGCCGAGATCATCGACAGGATGGCGGGGAACGAATAA
- a CDS encoding dihydrofolate reductase family protein — translation MRELVYYVGVSIDGRIAGPAGEFDFYPEGEGAQFEAYRGWMLKSFPETVPTMIREAAGIADAPNENIDTLVMGLGTYRPALDIGVTSPYAHLRQYVVSSTLRESPDPAVTVVGGDPLGLVRSLKQEEGKDIWLSGGGKLAGAVWPEVDRLVIKSYPVVAGDGIPLVDGKFDPTRFEVTDRRVFDNGVVVSWFSRK, via the coding sequence ATGCGAGAGTTGGTCTACTACGTCGGGGTCAGCATCGACGGCCGGATCGCGGGCCCGGCCGGCGAGTTCGACTTCTACCCCGAGGGCGAGGGTGCCCAGTTCGAGGCCTACCGGGGGTGGATGCTGAAGTCCTTCCCGGAAACCGTGCCGACCATGATCCGGGAGGCGGCCGGGATCGCCGACGCCCCCAACGAGAACATCGACACGCTGGTCATGGGGCTCGGCACCTACCGGCCGGCGCTGGACATCGGTGTCACCAGCCCGTACGCCCACCTGCGGCAGTACGTCGTGTCGAGCACCCTGCGCGAAAGCCCCGACCCCGCCGTGACGGTGGTCGGGGGCGACCCGCTCGGCCTGGTCCGCTCACTCAAGCAGGAGGAGGGCAAGGACATCTGGCTCTCCGGCGGGGGCAAGCTGGCCGGGGCGGTCTGGCCGGAGGTCGACCGGCTGGTGATCAAGAGCTACCCCGTGGTCGCCGGGGACGGGATCCCGCTGGTGGACGGGAAGTTCGACCCGACGCGGTTCGAGGTGACCGACCGCAGGGTGTTCGACAACGGCGTGGTCGTGAGCTGGTTCAGCCGAAAGTAA
- a CDS encoding MmcQ/YjbR family DNA-binding protein has translation MDPLSLLRETCLALPEVEERLSHGEPTWFIRGRKAFVMYADHHHDDRVACWCAAQPGAQEEMVAAEPDRFFRPPYVGHRGWLGVYLDVRVDWDEMRAVVREAYRVVAPKSLVARLED, from the coding sequence ATGGACCCGCTCTCGCTGCTTCGTGAGACCTGCCTGGCGCTGCCGGAGGTGGAGGAGCGGCTCAGCCACGGCGAGCCGACGTGGTTCATCCGCGGCCGCAAGGCGTTCGTGATGTACGCCGACCACCACCACGACGACCGGGTGGCGTGCTGGTGCGCCGCGCAGCCCGGAGCGCAGGAGGAGATGGTCGCGGCCGAGCCGGACCGGTTCTTCCGGCCGCCTTATGTCGGGCACCGCGGGTGGCTCGGGGTGTACCTCGACGTGCGGGTGGACTGGGACGAGATGCGGGCTGTCGTGCGGGAGGCGTACCGGGTGGTGGCGCCGAAGTCACTGGTCGCGCGGCTGGAGGACTGA
- a CDS encoding MFS transporter, with the protein MFASLRVPNYRLFFSGQIISNIGTWMQRIAQDWLVFELSGNNPVALGIAVALQFLPTLMLSLWAGVLADRVDKRKLCIAIQSGIGVQALVLGLLDVSGVVTLWQVYVLCFVLGVFSSLDVPARQSFVAEMVGRKQITNAVALNSSVFNMARIVGPAIAGFAITWVGTGWMFLANAVSTLAVITGLLLMDPDKLFRGPAVARAKGQLREGLAYVRGRSDLVSLMVLVFFVSTFGITFFTSLAIVAGNVFGTQADGYGLLSTLLAVGTFTGSLMAARRGARGRPRVRLLLIAAFSLGAVEFVAGFMPTYLAFGIALIPLGFATITFLNTANSLVQTSVSPEMRGRVMGLYVLVLIGGNPIGGPMVGWMADTFGGRSPFLIGGVISAVAAVACAVVLARRGGMTRPVRLAGLRVLNARRRSDRSQAA; encoded by the coding sequence ATGTTCGCCTCGCTGCGGGTGCCCAACTACCGGTTGTTCTTCTCCGGCCAGATCATCTCCAACATCGGCACCTGGATGCAGCGCATCGCGCAGGACTGGCTGGTGTTCGAGCTGTCCGGGAACAACCCGGTGGCGCTGGGGATCGCGGTGGCGCTGCAGTTCCTGCCGACGCTGATGCTGTCCCTGTGGGCCGGTGTGCTCGCCGACCGGGTGGACAAGCGCAAGCTGTGCATCGCCATCCAGAGCGGCATCGGGGTGCAGGCGCTGGTGCTCGGGCTGCTCGACGTGTCCGGGGTGGTGACCCTGTGGCAGGTCTACGTGCTGTGCTTCGTGCTGGGTGTCTTCAGCTCGCTGGACGTGCCGGCGCGGCAGTCGTTCGTCGCGGAGATGGTGGGGCGCAAGCAGATCACGAACGCGGTCGCGTTGAACTCGTCGGTGTTCAACATGGCGCGGATCGTCGGACCCGCCATCGCCGGGTTCGCGATCACGTGGGTCGGCACCGGGTGGATGTTCCTGGCGAACGCGGTCAGCACGCTGGCCGTGATCACCGGGTTGCTGCTGATGGACCCGGACAAGCTGTTCCGCGGCCCGGCCGTCGCGCGGGCCAAGGGGCAGCTGCGCGAGGGGCTGGCCTACGTGCGCGGGCGGTCGGACCTGGTTTCGCTGATGGTGCTGGTGTTCTTCGTCAGCACTTTCGGTATCACGTTCTTCACGTCGCTGGCCATCGTGGCGGGCAACGTGTTCGGTACGCAGGCCGACGGGTACGGGCTGTTGTCGACGCTGCTCGCGGTCGGGACGTTCACGGGTTCGCTGATGGCGGCCCGGCGCGGGGCGCGGGGCCGTCCGCGGGTGCGGCTGCTGTTGATCGCGGCGTTCAGCCTGGGCGCGGTCGAGTTCGTCGCCGGGTTCATGCCGACCTACCTGGCGTTCGGCATCGCGCTGATCCCGCTGGGGTTCGCCACGATCACGTTCCTGAACACGGCGAACTCGCTGGTGCAGACGTCGGTGAGCCCGGAGATGCGCGGCCGCGTCATGGGGCTCTACGTGCTCGTGCTGATCGGCGGCAACCCCATCGGCGGCCCGATGGTCGGCTGGATGGCCGACACCTTCGGCGGCCGGTCCCCGTTCCTCATCGGAGGCGTGATCTCCGCGGTGGCCGCCGTGGCGTGCGCGGTGGTGCTGGCCCGCCGCGGCGGCATGACGCGGCCGGTGCGCCTGGCCGGCCTGCGGGTGCTCAACGCGCGGCGCCGCTCGGACCGGTCGCAGGCCGCCTGA
- a CDS encoding TrmH family RNA methyltransferase codes for MAQIVRTEDEGDPRLDDFRDLSTADRRPDRPGGRGLVIAEGTVVVRRLLASAYPPRALLGVERRIAELAPDLADVPVPAYVTSAEVMAKVVGFHLNRGVLAVADRAPQPDADEILARSRVVAVLEGVGDHENIGALFRNAAALGVDGVLLGAGCADPLYRRSVRVSMGNVLRVPFAPLTPWPSGLERVRAAGFRVAALTPRADSRTLREVAADGGRTALLLGSEGPGLTAEALDSADVAVRIPMSEGVDSLNVATAAAVAFYELAAAVN; via the coding sequence GTGGCGCAGATCGTGCGAACCGAAGACGAGGGTGATCCCAGGCTCGACGACTTCCGGGACCTCTCCACGGCCGACCGGCGACCGGACCGGCCCGGCGGGCGCGGCCTGGTGATCGCCGAGGGCACCGTGGTGGTCCGGCGCCTGCTCGCGTCAGCGTACCCGCCGCGGGCCCTGCTGGGCGTCGAGCGGCGGATCGCCGAACTCGCGCCCGACCTGGCGGACGTGCCGGTGCCGGCGTACGTCACGTCGGCCGAGGTGATGGCGAAGGTCGTCGGGTTCCACCTCAACCGGGGCGTGCTCGCGGTGGCCGACCGCGCGCCCCAGCCGGACGCCGACGAGATCCTCGCGCGGTCGCGGGTGGTCGCCGTGCTGGAGGGCGTCGGCGACCACGAGAACATCGGCGCCCTGTTCCGCAACGCGGCCGCGCTCGGGGTCGACGGCGTGCTTCTCGGCGCCGGCTGCGCGGACCCGCTGTACCGGCGGAGCGTGCGGGTGTCGATGGGCAACGTGCTGCGGGTGCCGTTCGCCCCGCTGACGCCGTGGCCGTCCGGGCTGGAGCGGGTGCGGGCGGCGGGGTTCCGGGTGGCGGCGCTGACCCCGCGCGCGGACTCGCGGACGCTGCGCGAGGTGGCCGCCGATGGTGGCCGGACGGCCCTGCTGCTCGGCTCGGAGGGGCCGGGCCTGACCGCGGAAGCGCTGGACAGCGCCGACGTCGCGGTGCGGATCCCGATGAGCGAAGGCGTCGACTCGCTCAACGTGGCCACTGCCGCGGCGGTGGCCTTCTACGAGCTCGCCGCAGCGGTAAATTGA
- a CDS encoding arylamine N-acetyltransferase family protein, producing the protein MDVDAYLARIGAGRPTAPTPAALRELHEAHLLTVPFENLSVHLPERIVLDEDALFDKVVRRRRGGFCYELNGLFGALLRELGFSVTLLGARVFGGGRWGPPFDHLALRVDLEEPWLADVGFGRFARHPLRLTACEPQTDPEGEFLVVDAPDGDIEVRLNGEPAYRLEKRPRQLSDFGPTCWWQATSPESHFTQNVLSTISTPSGRVTLAGDKLIETVDGKRAERELSDAEKVEAYRVHFGIDMNEAPVLGSFPAPGLRPFPN; encoded by the coding sequence ATGGATGTCGACGCGTACCTGGCCCGCATCGGAGCCGGCCGTCCCACCGCCCCCACCCCGGCGGCGCTGCGGGAGCTGCACGAAGCCCACCTGCTGACGGTTCCGTTCGAGAACCTCAGCGTGCACCTGCCCGAGCGGATCGTGCTGGACGAGGACGCGTTGTTCGACAAGGTCGTCCGGCGCCGCCGCGGCGGGTTCTGCTACGAGCTCAACGGCCTGTTCGGGGCCCTCCTGCGCGAGCTGGGCTTCAGCGTGACCCTGCTGGGCGCCCGCGTGTTCGGCGGCGGCCGGTGGGGCCCGCCGTTCGACCACCTGGCGCTGCGGGTCGACCTGGAGGAGCCGTGGCTGGCCGACGTGGGCTTCGGCCGCTTCGCCCGCCACCCGCTGCGGCTGACGGCGTGCGAGCCGCAGACCGACCCCGAGGGCGAGTTCCTGGTGGTGGACGCGCCGGACGGGGACATCGAGGTGCGGCTGAACGGCGAGCCGGCCTACCGGCTGGAGAAGCGCCCGCGGCAGTTGTCCGACTTCGGCCCGACCTGCTGGTGGCAGGCCACTTCGCCGGAGTCGCACTTCACGCAGAACGTGCTGAGCACGATCTCGACGCCGTCCGGGCGAGTCACCCTGGCGGGCGACAAGCTGATCGAGACGGTCGACGGCAAGCGGGCCGAGCGCGAGCTGAGCGACGCCGAGAAGGTCGAGGCCTACCGCGTGCATTTCGGGATCGACATGAACGAAGCCCCGGTGCTGGGATCCTTCCCGGCACCGGGGCTCCGCCCGTTCCCGAACTGA
- a CDS encoding superoxide dismutase, which produces MARYELPDLDYDYGALAPHISGQINELHHSKHHATYVKGANDTLDKLAEARDKGDFGSIVGLETTLAFNLAGHANHVVWWKILSPEGGDKPTGELASAIDEAFGSFDKFQAQFNAVATTIQGNGWAALSWDPIGKTLITQQLRDHHNNLILPTVPILLVDVWEHAFYLDYKNVKADYVKALWNVYNWGEISKRFDNAVSGGNGLLL; this is translated from the coding sequence ATGGCCCGCTACGAGCTTCCTGACCTCGACTACGACTACGGCGCGCTCGCCCCGCACATCTCGGGTCAGATCAACGAGCTGCACCACAGCAAGCACCACGCGACCTACGTCAAGGGGGCCAACGACACCCTGGACAAGCTCGCGGAGGCTCGGGACAAGGGCGACTTCGGCTCGATCGTCGGCCTGGAGACCACGCTGGCGTTCAACCTGGCCGGGCACGCCAACCACGTGGTGTGGTGGAAGATCCTGTCCCCCGAAGGCGGCGACAAGCCGACCGGTGAGCTGGCCTCGGCGATCGACGAGGCGTTCGGCTCGTTCGACAAGTTCCAGGCGCAGTTCAACGCGGTCGCCACGACGATCCAGGGCAACGGCTGGGCCGCCCTGTCGTGGGACCCGATCGGCAAGACGCTGATCACGCAGCAGCTGCGCGACCACCACAACAACCTGATCCTGCCGACCGTGCCGATCCTGCTGGTCGACGTGTGGGAGCACGCCTTCTACCTCGACTACAAGAACGTCAAGGCGGACTACGTCAAGGCGCTGTGGAACGTCTACAACTGGGGCGAGATCAGCAAGCGCTTCGACAACGCCGTTTCCGGCGGCAACGGCCTGCTCCTCTGA
- a CDS encoding glutamate-cysteine ligase family protein, translating to MGKDVSAEAFSPRDRARYRHKLQRCLDTLARMLADDSFSFPRRHIGLEVELNLVDDRLRPSMSNSAVLEALDDESFTTELSQHNIELNVPPRPLAGKSAIELEHDLVGYLGEADRNATAAGARLAVIGILPTLAEDHFDQKWITNNTRYTLLNDQIFAARGENMTLSMDGAPLGGHNPERLRAYSESILPEAACTSVQLHVQVAPEEFATHWNAAQCLAGVQVAVGANSPFLLGKALWHETRIPLFLQATDTRPEELRNQGVRPRVWFGERWITSIFDLFEENVRYFPGLLPETDSEDPLETLESGQAPKLTELMLHNGTVWRWNRPVYDVVDGKPHLRVENRVLPAGPTVLDMMANAAFFYGTQRALAEAERPVWTQMSFQAAEENLYAGARNGFDAQLYWPGQGWVPPDELVLRVLLPLAVEGLRSADVSEAAIDRYLGVIEQRCLTRRNGAWWQRAVVTGAEDRGADRETALSTMLGRYLELSRSGEAVHTWPVDTP from the coding sequence ATGGGCAAGGACGTGTCGGCGGAAGCCTTCAGCCCCCGGGACCGGGCGCGGTACCGGCACAAGCTCCAGCGGTGCCTGGACACCCTGGCCAGGATGCTCGCCGACGACAGCTTTTCGTTCCCGCGAAGACACATCGGGCTCGAGGTCGAACTGAACCTGGTGGACGACCGGCTGCGGCCGTCCATGTCGAACAGCGCCGTGCTGGAGGCGCTGGACGACGAGTCCTTCACCACCGAACTGTCCCAGCACAACATCGAGCTGAACGTGCCGCCGCGCCCGCTCGCCGGGAAGTCCGCGATCGAGTTGGAGCACGATCTGGTCGGCTACCTGGGCGAGGCCGACCGGAACGCGACCGCCGCGGGCGCTCGGCTGGCCGTCATCGGCATCCTGCCGACACTGGCGGAGGACCACTTCGACCAGAAGTGGATCACCAACAACACCCGGTACACGCTGCTCAACGACCAGATTTTCGCCGCCCGCGGGGAGAACATGACGCTGTCCATGGACGGCGCCCCGCTCGGCGGGCACAACCCGGAGCGGTTGCGCGCCTACTCGGAGTCCATCCTGCCCGAGGCCGCGTGCACGTCGGTGCAGTTGCACGTGCAGGTGGCGCCGGAGGAGTTCGCCACCCACTGGAACGCCGCGCAGTGCCTGGCCGGCGTGCAGGTGGCCGTCGGCGCGAACTCGCCGTTCCTGCTCGGCAAGGCGCTGTGGCACGAGACCCGCATCCCGCTGTTCCTGCAGGCCACCGACACGCGCCCGGAGGAGCTGCGCAACCAGGGGGTGCGGCCGCGGGTGTGGTTCGGCGAGCGGTGGATCACCTCGATCTTCGACCTGTTCGAGGAGAACGTCCGCTACTTCCCCGGCCTGCTGCCGGAGACCGACAGCGAGGACCCGCTGGAGACCCTCGAGTCCGGGCAGGCGCCGAAGCTCACGGAACTGATGCTGCACAACGGAACCGTGTGGCGCTGGAACCGCCCGGTCTACGACGTGGTGGACGGCAAGCCGCACCTGCGCGTGGAGAACCGCGTGCTGCCCGCCGGCCCGACGGTGCTCGACATGATGGCCAACGCGGCGTTCTTCTACGGCACGCAGCGGGCGCTCGCCGAGGCCGAGCGTCCGGTGTGGACACAGATGTCGTTCCAGGCGGCGGAGGAGAACCTGTACGCCGGTGCGCGCAACGGGTTCGACGCGCAGCTCTACTGGCCCGGCCAGGGCTGGGTGCCGCCGGACGAACTGGTGCTGCGCGTGCTGTTGCCGCTCGCGGTGGAGGGCCTGCGCAGCGCGGACGTGTCCGAAGCGGCCATCGACCGCTACCTCGGCGTCATCGAGCAGCGCTGCCTGACCCGCCGCAACGGCGCGTGGTGGCAGCGGGCGGTCGTCACCGGAGCGGAGGACCGCGGCGCCGACCGCGAGACCGCGCTGAGCACGATGCTCGGCCGCTACCTGGAGCTGAGCCGGAGCGGCGAGGCCGTGCACACCTGGCCCGTGGACACTCCGTGA
- a CDS encoding MarR family winged helix-turn-helix transcriptional regulator: MEPQVIAERELCGLVNGLAQQIADHVRERAAALGLTAPQATALREMTGPMTMRELAERMSCEPSNATFVVDKLEKLELVERRPHPTDRRARQLVLTAKGEELRGKLLDLLVRDSPLAALDAGEQRALHGLLERAIVRRDHTDG; this comes from the coding sequence ATGGAACCGCAGGTCATCGCCGAACGGGAGCTGTGCGGGCTGGTGAACGGGCTGGCCCAGCAGATCGCCGACCACGTCCGGGAGCGCGCCGCCGCTCTCGGGCTCACCGCGCCACAGGCGACCGCGTTGCGGGAGATGACGGGGCCGATGACCATGCGCGAACTGGCCGAGCGGATGAGCTGCGAGCCGTCCAATGCCACCTTTGTCGTGGACAAGCTCGAGAAGCTGGAGCTGGTCGAACGCCGGCCGCACCCCACGGACCGCCGCGCCCGCCAGCTCGTCCTCACCGCGAAGGGCGAGGAGCTGCGCGGCAAGCTCCTCGACCTCCTCGTGCGCGACTCGCCGCTCGCCGCTCTCGACGCCGGCGAGCAGCGCGCGCTCCACGGGCTGCTGGAGCGGGCGATCGTCCGCCGCGATCACACCGACGGGTGA
- a CDS encoding DUF2537 domain-containing protein, which translates to MELRVRGDRAVLKGHGDVYTREIDPHSLALGVELADALHEWAQVAAALRRSANDPSEAATVVSRRGQQLASRVAGVMGTPVHYVDPVTGEQVVVPPPPRAEEPPRLFAGVGDEPTPWATGLVVAGFVAAVVIVAMMALAIALAAETAGWLVLLAAVVVTAGIAPSLWLARKLPIIRWVALGAAAGVVLSWFGVLAVVF; encoded by the coding sequence GTGGAATTGCGGGTCCGCGGCGACCGCGCCGTGCTCAAGGGGCACGGCGACGTGTACACGCGCGAGATCGACCCCCACAGCCTCGCGCTGGGTGTCGAACTGGCCGACGCGCTGCACGAGTGGGCACAGGTCGCTGCGGCGCTGCGGCGGTCGGCGAACGACCCGAGCGAGGCCGCGACCGTGGTGTCCCGGCGCGGGCAGCAGCTGGCTTCGCGCGTCGCCGGGGTGATGGGCACGCCGGTGCACTACGTGGACCCGGTGACCGGTGAGCAGGTGGTCGTGCCGCCGCCACCGCGCGCCGAGGAGCCGCCGCGGCTGTTCGCCGGGGTCGGGGACGAGCCGACGCCGTGGGCGACCGGGCTGGTGGTGGCCGGGTTCGTGGCGGCGGTGGTGATCGTCGCGATGATGGCGCTCGCGATCGCGCTGGCCGCGGAGACCGCGGGCTGGCTGGTCCTGTTGGCGGCGGTCGTGGTCACCGCCGGGATCGCGCCGTCGCTGTGGCTGGCGCGGAAGCTGCCGATCATCCGGTGGGTCGCGCTGGGCGCGGCGGCCGGCGTCGTGCTGTCCTGGTTCGGCGTGCTGGCCGTCGTGTTCTGA
- a CDS encoding heme oxygenase (biliverdin-producing), which produces MAAPLAVDSDLTQTPFSTTLRESTRRAHDRAHHSRYMRDLFNGDLDLTDYARLAAQYWFIYQAIEEAADAMRRDPVGGRFVFDELRRVPALAADLEFLYGEQWRDRVTPVPATEDYVRRIRAVAFDWAGGYVAHHYTRYLGDLAGGQAVRKLLAKAHGVEGPGALFYHFDDIDNVPAFRKRYKALLDDTPWTGAERDRIVTETLVAFEFNIAVLDDLVQ; this is translated from the coding sequence ATGGCGGCTCCCCTCGCGGTTGACTCGGACCTGACCCAGACCCCGTTCTCGACCACCCTGAGGGAGTCGACACGGCGGGCGCACGACCGGGCACACCACTCCCGGTACATGCGGGACCTGTTCAACGGCGACCTGGACCTGACCGACTACGCCCGGCTGGCGGCCCAGTACTGGTTCATCTACCAGGCCATCGAGGAGGCCGCGGACGCGATGCGCCGCGACCCGGTCGGCGGCCGGTTCGTGTTCGACGAGCTGCGCCGGGTGCCCGCGCTGGCGGCCGACCTGGAGTTCCTCTACGGCGAGCAGTGGCGGGACCGCGTCACGCCGGTGCCCGCGACCGAGGACTACGTGCGCCGCATCCGGGCGGTCGCCTTCGACTGGGCCGGCGGCTACGTGGCCCACCACTACACGCGCTACCTCGGCGACCTCGCCGGCGGCCAGGCGGTGCGCAAGCTGCTGGCCAAGGCCCACGGCGTCGAGGGGCCGGGCGCGCTGTTCTACCACTTCGACGACATCGACAACGTCCCCGCGTTCCGGAAGCGGTACAAGGCGCTGCTCGACGACACCCCGTGGACCGGGGCCGAGCGCGACCGGATCGTCACCGAGACGCTGGTGGCCTTCGAGTTCAACATCGCGGTGCTCGACGACCTGGTGCAGTGA
- the sepH gene encoding septation protein SepH, with product MRTLRVVGLHEDGKSIVCEDPARRERFLLPADEKLRAAVRGDVPRLGQIEIETESQMRPREIQARIRAGESVQQVADAAGVSVERVERFAYPVLLERSRTAELAQSAHPVREDGPDLRTLGEIVAYAFGVRGQDYSQASWDAWRGDDGRWIVALRWTAGRSDNAAHWQFSAGAHGGTVTALDEHAEDLLDPHRTPRTLRAVGAEAEPLPEPEPEPVDEQPTLDIDAQPDPSAAKPKPKKKAHPAVPAWEDVLLGVRSQRG from the coding sequence ATGCGGACGCTGAGAGTGGTCGGGCTGCACGAGGACGGTAAGTCCATCGTGTGCGAAGACCCGGCGCGGCGCGAGCGTTTCCTCCTGCCCGCCGATGAGAAGCTGCGCGCGGCCGTCCGGGGCGACGTGCCGAGGCTCGGGCAGATCGAAATCGAGACGGAGAGCCAGATGCGACCACGCGAGATCCAGGCCCGGATCCGGGCCGGCGAGTCGGTGCAGCAGGTCGCGGACGCCGCCGGGGTTTCGGTGGAACGGGTGGAGCGGTTCGCGTACCCGGTGCTGCTGGAGCGGTCCCGCACCGCCGAACTGGCGCAGTCGGCGCACCCGGTCCGCGAGGACGGCCCGGACCTGCGGACGCTCGGCGAGATCGTGGCCTACGCGTTCGGCGTGCGGGGCCAGGACTACTCGCAGGCGTCGTGGGACGCCTGGCGCGGCGACGACGGCCGGTGGATCGTGGCGCTCCGGTGGACCGCGGGGCGCTCCGACAACGCCGCGCACTGGCAGTTCTCGGCCGGCGCGCACGGCGGCACGGTCACGGCGCTGGACGAGCACGCCGAGGACCTGCTGGACCCGCACCGCACGCCGCGGACGCTGCGGGCGGTGGGCGCCGAGGCCGAGCCCCTGCCGGAGCCCGAGCCCGAGCCGGTGGACGAGCAGCCCACGCTCGACATCGACGCGCAACCGGACCCGTCGGCCGCCAAGCCGAAGCCGAAGAAGAAGGCCCACCCAGCGGTCCCGGCCTGGGAAGACGTCCTACTGGGAGTCCGCAGCCAACGCGGCTGA
- a CDS encoding MBL fold metallo-hydrolase — translation MITSSDERLRRQAGIHSLRLGDTRVTFVPDGVVHLPPRGWLPDTTDDFWHAHPEYLDDSGHLVASLGGLLVEHGDRALLIDAGFGPESLPPDPGTPRGAIRGGALPANLAALGRSPAGIEAVAFTHLHPDHTGWAWHLAPDQPLFAHADYLVAEPEWAARDATARDIAALAPRVRTVRDWQEIFPGVRIRISAGHTAGHAEYVISGGGKRLIAFGDALHSPVQVDHPEFSAAVDHDPARAAAHRARLVAELSEPDTIGFGIHFADVVFGRVRRGGGAPAWQPLPPTGDH, via the coding sequence ATGATCACCTCTTCCGACGAGCGCCTGCGACGGCAGGCCGGCATCCACTCACTGCGGCTGGGCGACACGAGGGTGACGTTCGTGCCGGACGGCGTGGTGCACCTGCCGCCGCGCGGCTGGCTGCCGGACACCACCGACGACTTCTGGCACGCGCACCCGGAGTACCTGGACGACTCCGGTCACCTGGTGGCGAGCCTCGGCGGGCTGCTCGTCGAGCACGGCGACCGCGCGCTGCTCATCGACGCCGGCTTCGGGCCGGAGTCCCTGCCACCCGATCCGGGCACGCCGCGCGGCGCGATCCGCGGCGGTGCGCTGCCGGCGAACCTGGCCGCGCTCGGCCGGTCCCCCGCCGGCATCGAGGCGGTGGCGTTCACGCACCTGCACCCCGACCACACCGGCTGGGCCTGGCACCTCGCTCCCGACCAGCCCCTCTTCGCGCACGCCGACTACCTGGTCGCCGAACCGGAATGGGCCGCGCGCGACGCGACGGCACGCGACATCGCCGCGCTGGCGCCGCGGGTCCGCACGGTGCGCGACTGGCAGGAGATTTTCCCCGGCGTGCGGATCCGGATCAGCGCGGGCCACACCGCAGGTCACGCCGAGTACGTGATCAGCGGCGGCGGGAAGCGGCTCATCGCGTTCGGCGACGCGCTGCACTCACCGGTCCAGGTGGACCACCCGGAGTTCTCGGCGGCGGTCGACCACGATCCGGCCCGCGCCGCCGCGCACCGCGCCCGCCTCGTCGCCGAACTGTCCGAACCGGACACGATCGGGTTCGGCATCCACTTCGCCGACGTGGTGTTCGGGCGGGTCCGGCGGGGCGGCGGCGCACCGGCGTGGCAGCCCCTTCCGCCAACCGGGGATCACTGA